The Yersinia intermedia genome window below encodes:
- a CDS encoding MFS transporter, with product MTDRSETGFQPSTTAAVKRTSFSILGAISVSHLLNDMIQSLILAIYPLLQAEFSLSFAQIGLITLTYQLTASLLQPLIGLYTDKHPQPYSLPIGMGFTLSGILLLAMATTFPVVLLAAALVGTGSSVFHPESSRVARMASGGRHGLAQSVFQVGGNFGSALGPLLAAILIAPYGKGNVGWFSLAALLAIVVLLQVSKWYQQQQKMTHGKIVKVSSAKVLPKKTVISTLVILMVLIFSKYFYLTSISSYYTFYLMHKFGVSVQNAQIHLFAFLFAVAAGTIIGGPLGDRIGRKYVIWGSILGVAPFTLILPYASLYWTGVLTVIIGVILASAFSAILVYAQELIPGKVGMVSGLFFGFAFGMGGLGAAVLGYVADLTSIELVYQICAFLPLLGIFTALLPNIEDK from the coding sequence ATGACCGATCGTTCTGAGACTGGATTCCAACCCTCCACTACTGCCGCTGTAAAACGTACATCCTTCTCTATACTGGGTGCTATTAGCGTATCTCACCTGCTCAACGATATGATTCAATCGCTGATTCTGGCGATTTATCCTTTATTACAAGCCGAGTTTTCACTGAGTTTTGCTCAGATAGGGCTAATCACGCTGACTTACCAGCTTACCGCATCACTACTACAACCCTTGATAGGGCTTTATACCGATAAACACCCCCAACCCTACTCTTTGCCAATTGGTATGGGTTTTACCTTATCAGGTATATTGCTGCTGGCGATGGCAACCACTTTCCCAGTGGTTTTATTGGCGGCAGCGCTAGTTGGCACCGGTTCATCAGTATTCCACCCTGAATCATCACGGGTAGCACGCATGGCATCCGGCGGTCGTCATGGTCTGGCCCAGTCCGTTTTCCAAGTTGGCGGCAACTTCGGAAGTGCTCTCGGCCCACTATTAGCTGCAATCCTTATTGCTCCTTACGGTAAAGGCAATGTTGGCTGGTTCTCCCTCGCGGCATTACTGGCCATTGTGGTGCTACTGCAAGTCAGCAAGTGGTATCAGCAGCAGCAAAAAATGACACATGGCAAAATCGTAAAAGTCTCATCAGCAAAAGTACTCCCTAAAAAGACAGTGATTAGCACATTAGTAATCTTGATGGTGCTGATATTCTCTAAATACTTCTACTTGACCAGCATTAGCAGCTATTACACCTTTTATCTGATGCATAAGTTTGGTGTTTCAGTGCAAAACGCCCAGATACATTTATTTGCCTTCTTATTCGCCGTAGCTGCTGGCACCATCATTGGCGGCCCTTTGGGTGATCGGATAGGGCGAAAATATGTTATTTGGGGGTCAATCTTGGGTGTAGCCCCCTTTACCCTTATTTTACCCTATGCTTCCTTGTATTGGACTGGGGTTTTAACTGTGATCATCGGCGTTATCCTCGCATCAGCCTTCTCTGCAATATTGGTGTATGCACAGGAGTTAATCCCTGGGAAAGTGGGGATGGTATCCGGCTTATTCTTCGGTTTTGCTTTCGGTATGGGCGGGTTAGGTGCGGCAGTACTAGGATATGTTGCTGATTTAACCAGTATTGAGCTGGTTTACCAAATATGTGCATTCCTACCATTACTGGGGATATTTACGGCCTTACTGCCTAATATAGAAGATAAGTAA
- the ybaL gene encoding YbaL family putative K(+) efflux transporter, translated as MHHSTPLITTIVGGLVLAFLLGSLAHRLRISPLVGYLAAGVLAGPFTPGFVADTSLAPELAEIGVILLMFGVGLHFSLKDLLAVKAIAIPGAVAQIAVATLLGMGLSHLLGWDLVTGLVFGLCLSTASTVVLLRALEERQLIDSQRGQIAIGWLIVEDLAMVLTLVLLPAFAGVMGNETTSLSQLFTELAITIGKVIAFITLMIVVGRRLVPWILAKTASTGSRELFTLAVLVLALGIAYGAVGLFDVSFALGAFFAGMVLNESELSHRAAQDTLPLRDAFAVLFFVSVGMLFDPMILLREPLAVLVSLAIIIFGKSAAAFILVRLFGHSKRTALTISVSLAQIGEFAFILAGLGISLGLMSEHGRNLVLAGAILSIMLNPLLFTLLDRYLAKNETMEDLILEEAVEEEKQIPVDLCNHALLVGYGRVGSLLGAKLNAEGIPLVVVENSRPRVEALREQGINAVLGNAASADIMSLARLDCARWLLLTIPNGYEAGEIVASARIKRPDLEIIARAHYDDEVVYISDRGANQVVMGEREIANSMLNMLKIETLTEEDKMPVCPI; from the coding sequence ATGCACCACTCAACACCCTTAATCACCACGATCGTCGGAGGCCTTGTTCTCGCCTTCCTCTTGGGCTCTCTGGCCCACCGCCTGCGCATCTCACCCCTGGTGGGGTACCTTGCCGCAGGGGTGCTTGCCGGGCCATTCACGCCAGGGTTTGTTGCTGATACTTCATTAGCACCCGAACTGGCTGAAATTGGTGTTATTTTGTTGATGTTTGGTGTCGGACTTCACTTCTCGCTTAAAGACCTCCTCGCAGTAAAAGCTATCGCAATTCCCGGAGCCGTGGCACAAATAGCCGTCGCCACTCTACTTGGTATGGGCTTATCCCATTTATTAGGTTGGGATCTGGTCACCGGATTGGTCTTTGGGTTATGTCTATCAACCGCCAGTACTGTGGTATTACTGCGCGCACTGGAAGAACGGCAACTGATTGATAGTCAGCGAGGGCAGATTGCTATCGGTTGGCTGATTGTCGAAGATTTAGCAATGGTACTGACATTAGTATTATTGCCCGCGTTTGCCGGAGTCATGGGCAACGAAACCACCAGTTTGAGCCAATTATTTACAGAGTTAGCCATTACTATTGGTAAAGTGATCGCGTTCATAACCCTAATGATTGTAGTCGGCCGCCGGTTGGTGCCCTGGATACTGGCTAAAACAGCCAGTACCGGTTCACGAGAACTCTTTACGTTAGCAGTCTTGGTGTTGGCGCTTGGAATAGCCTACGGCGCTGTAGGGCTGTTTGACGTATCATTTGCTCTCGGTGCATTCTTCGCTGGAATGGTATTAAATGAATCGGAGCTGAGCCACCGTGCCGCGCAAGATACCTTGCCGCTGCGTGATGCCTTTGCCGTACTGTTCTTTGTTTCAGTCGGCATGTTATTCGATCCGATGATTTTACTGCGAGAACCATTAGCGGTGTTAGTGTCCTTGGCCATTATTATCTTTGGTAAATCAGCGGCTGCTTTCATACTGGTGCGGTTGTTTGGTCACTCAAAACGTACGGCTCTCACCATTTCCGTCAGTTTGGCACAAATCGGAGAGTTCGCCTTTATCCTGGCAGGGCTGGGTATTTCTCTTGGTTTAATGTCTGAACATGGCCGTAATCTGGTGCTGGCGGGGGCGATTCTTTCTATCATGCTCAACCCGTTACTTTTCACCTTGCTGGATCGCTATTTAGCCAAGAATGAAACGATGGAAGATCTGATACTGGAAGAGGCGGTAGAGGAGGAAAAACAGATCCCTGTCGACTTATGCAACCATGCATTATTGGTGGGATATGGCCGGGTAGGTAGCTTATTAGGGGCAAAACTTAACGCAGAAGGCATCCCGCTGGTCGTCGTAGAAAATTCACGCCCGCGTGTAGAAGCCTTACGTGAACAAGGTATTAATGCGGTATTAGGTAATGCTGCAAGCGCAGATATTATGTCATTGGCGCGTCTGGATTGTGCCCGCTGGCTCCTATTAACGATTCCAAATGGCTACGAAGCCGGTGAAATTGTCGCATCAGCCAGAATTAAGCGGCCAGATCTTGAGATAATCGCCCGCGCCCATTATGACGATGAAGTGGTTTATATCTCAGACCGCGGCGCTAACCAGGTTGTTATGGGAGAACGTGAA